A genomic segment from Aspergillus puulaauensis MK2 DNA, chromosome 1, nearly complete sequence encodes:
- a CDS encoding uncharacterized protein (COG:S;~EggNog:ENOG410PRC6) — protein sequence MEKTELFRIHSMLHLIFHRNRNQHGKAKWWKWLSILKRSVWNLALTLGPSNKENTQPSVETCKRYLADYIVPRCYVAFSVVVADIQFSTLGTALFATLSDLSKVTGVDKALKSRPRRGINHEDDPLRYMGGPRKQEDIGEALSRARERMDAFESSKTQQTPVPVLETTMVTTLREASVARASDSGKKKKRKKNAIDDIFNGLL from the exons ATGGAGAAAACCGAACTTTTCCGCATCCATTCCATGCTCCACCTAATATTCCATCGCAACAGAAACCAGCATGGCAAGGCAAAATGGTGGAAATGGCTTTCTATCCTGAAGCGATCTGTATGGAACCTTGCCCTGACTTTGGGCCCAAGCAACAAAGAGAATACTCAGCCCTCCGTTGAGACCTGTAAACGATATTTGGCAGATTACATTGTACCGCGATGTTACGT GGCCTTCTCGGTAGTCGTAGCAGATATTCAGTTTTCAACACTGGGCACCGCGCTTTTTGCTACTCTTTCTGACCTCTCGAAGGTGACAGGGGTTGACAAAGCACTAAAATCGCGTCCGCGGAGAGGCATTAACCATGAGGATGATCCTTTACGCTATATGGGGGGCCCAAGGAAACAGGAGGATATAGGGGAAGCTCTGTCACGAGCTAGAGAGAGAATGGATGCTTTTGAAAGTTCTAAGACACAACAAACACCGGTACCGGTTTTGGAAACCACCATGGTTACCACTTTGAGAGAGGCTAGCGTTGCTAGGGCTTCGGACtcagggaaaaagaaaaagaggaagaaaaatgcGATCGACGACATTTTTAACGGACTGTTATGA